From the Brachyhypopomus gauderio isolate BG-103 chromosome 5, BGAUD_0.2, whole genome shotgun sequence genome, one window contains:
- the usp15 gene encoding ubiquitin carboxyl-terminal hydrolase 15 isoform X10, which yields MAEGGAADLETQRGEVAALLKTQLRKGDTWYLIDSHWFKQWKKYVGFDSWDKYQMGDQNVYPGPVDNSGLLKDGDVLAIKEHLIDELDYILVPTEGWNKLVSWYGLTEAQEPIARKRASG from the exons ATGGCGGAGGGCGGAGCGGCTGATCTGGAGACTCAGAGAGGAGAGGTCGCGGCGCTGCTGAAAACCCAGCTGCGGAAGGGGGATACTTG GTACTTAATAGACAGCCATTGGTTCAAACAGTGGAAAAAATATGTGGGCTTTGACAGCTGGGATAAGTACCAGATGGGAGATCAGAACGTCTACCCTGGACCAGTGGACAATTCAGGCCTCCTTAAAG ATGGTGATGTACTTGCCATTAAGGAGCATCTTATTGATGAATTGGACTACATCCTTGTGCCCACTGAGGGTTGGAATAAGTTAGTGAGTTGGTATGGGCTGACTGAGGCACAGGAACCAATCGCCCGAAAG